CGGACTACTACACGCGCGTGCTGACCGAGAAGTCGATCACGGTGGACCGGGACCGGGCGGCGACCCCACTGTCGGCCCGGCCCGACGTCGAGGTGTGCCTCGCGGACGTGACCGTCGCCGAGCGCGTGACCGGGTTCGAACGGCGCGACGCGAAGCGGGGGGAAGTGCTGGGTCGGGAGGCCCTCGACCTCCCCGAGACGACCCTGTCGACGACGGCGCTGTATGTCACCGTCCCCGACGACGTGGAGATGGCGATGCGGGAGGTGGGCGACTTCGCGGGCGGCATCCACGCCGCCGAACATGGCCTCATCTCCCTACTCCCCCTCGAACTCCTCTGTGACCGGGGGGACGTGGGTGGCCTCTCGACGCCGTATCACGACCACACCGGCGCGAGCACCATCTTCGTCTACGACGGCCATCCGGGCGGCGTCGGCCTCGCGCGCGGCGCCCACGAGCGGATCGAACCCCTGCTGGCCCGGACGGGGCGGATGATCGACGCCTGCGGGTGTGCGGACGGCTGTCCGGCCTGCGTCCAGTCGCCACACTGCGGCAACGCGAACGAGCCGCTAGCGCCCGAGCCGGCGGTCCTCCTGCTGGAAGCGCTGACGCATTAGTCCGTGGCGTCGTCCGTCGCGTCGGCGTCGCCAGTCCCGCCGGCGCTACCCGTCACCAACAGATCGCCGGGGCTCGCGGGGTGGTCGGTATCGATGCCGCGGTCGTCGTCGCACTCGTGGGCGGCCCGGGCCGCGGCCATCAGAATCTCCTGAGTGCCCCAGACGGGGTCGGAGCCGGGCGTCCGCTGGTCGTAGCTCCCGTCCGCGTTCATCTCCCAGCCCGAGCGGTTGTCGTGCAGCATGACTTCGAGGACGAAGCGGAGCTGCTCGCGGAGGTCGGGGTCGGTCACGGGCGCGACGGCCTCGACGCGGTAGTCGAGGTTGCGCGTCATCCAGTCCGCGGAGCCGACGAAGTACTGGGGTTCGCCGCCATCGTCGGTCGCTGGCCGACTGCCCGGGGTGCGTCGCTCCCCGCCGTCGTCGGGGTCGTCCGGTCCCGCGCCGTTCTCGAAGTAGTAGATGCGGGAGTGTTCGAGGAAGCGTCCGACGACCGAGCGGACGGTGACGGTGTCGCTGACGCCCTCGATGCCCGGGCGCAGGCGACAGATGTCGCGGACGAGCAGGTCGATATCGACGCCGGCCATCGACGCCCAGTAGAGCTCTTTCACCATCTCCGGATCTTCGAGCGCGTTCATCTTGGCGACGATCCGTGCCGGGCGGCCGGCGCGGGCGTACCTAGCCTCGCGGCGCACCAAGTCGGTGAAGCGCTCGCGCATCGTCACCGGCGCGACGAGCAGTTTGCGGAACTCCTCGTCCAGCGACGGGCCGGTGAAGAAGTTGAACACCGTCACGAGGTCCTGCCCGACGTCGCGGTCGGCGGTCAGGAGGCCGAGGTCGACGTAGCCTTTCGCCGTCTCGGAGTGGTAGTTCCCGGTGGCGACGTGAGAGTAGAGTTTCACGCCGTCGTCCTCCTCGCGGACGACGAGGGCCGTCTTGGTGTGTGTCTTCAACCCCACCGTGCCGTAGGCGACGTGGATGCCGTTCTCCTCGAGTTTGCGCACCCACTGGAGGTTGTTCTGCTCGTCGAAGCGGGCCTTGAGTTCGACCATCACGGCCACCTGTTTGCCGTTGTCCGCGGCGTCGATCAGGCGCTGGATCACCTGAGAATCGCTCGCCGTGCGGTAGATGGCGGCTTTGATCGCCAGCACGTCGGGGTCGTTGGCGGCGGCGTCGAGGAAGCGCTGGACGGTGCCGTCGAAGGAGTGGTACGGGTGGTGGAGGAGTACGTCGTCGCTCGCGATTTCGTCGAACAGGTCGGCGCCGTGGAGGCTCACGTCGGCGTTCGGCCCCTCCGCGAACCGAGGGTGGGGGAGCGGCGACCACCGCTCGCGTTTCAGGTCGGGGCGGTCGAGGTCGACGAGCGTCGAGAAGTCGCGGTAGTCGAGCGGTCCGGCGCGGCGGAACACCTCCTCGGGGTCGAGGTCGAGTTGGTTCCGGAGCAGATCGATCATCGCCTCGGGCGCGTCGGCGCCGATTTCGAGGCGAACCGCCGTGGCGAAGCGTCGCTGTTCGATCACCTCCTCGATGGCTTCGATGAGGTCCTCCGCCACCTCGCCGTCGCGGTGCACCTCCGCGTTGCGCGTGATCCGG
This window of the Haloplanus rubicundus genome carries:
- the ppk1 gene encoding polyphosphate kinase 1; the protein is MSDSDDSDGSRGDSPDLDDTRYYLNRELSHLEFQKRVLHEALDERTPLLERVRFLGLFTKNLDEFFMKRVGGLKQQIDAGVTDPTVDGRTPREQWREILDTTGPMFDRQTDCYREVIRPALAEAGVEIVDYDGLTAAERERMRAYFEESVLPTLTPLAFDPAHPFPFISNLSLSLGVFVRHDADEDPIFTRIKVPQNRPRLVPVEEGSRYVLLEDLIEAHLDLLMPNVEVLDTAPFRITRNAEVHRDGEVAEDLIEAIEEVIEQRRFATAVRLEIGADAPEAMIDLLRNQLDLDPEEVFRRAGPLDYRDFSTLVDLDRPDLKRERWSPLPHPRFAEGPNADVSLHGADLFDEIASDDVLLHHPYHSFDGTVQRFLDAAANDPDVLAIKAAIYRTASDSQVIQRLIDAADNGKQVAVMVELKARFDEQNNLQWVRKLEENGIHVAYGTVGLKTHTKTALVVREEDDGVKLYSHVATGNYHSETAKGYVDLGLLTADRDVGQDLVTVFNFFTGPSLDEEFRKLLVAPVTMRERFTDLVRREARYARAGRPARIVAKMNALEDPEMVKELYWASMAGVDIDLLVRDICRLRPGIEGVSDTVTVRSVVGRFLEHSRIYYFENGAGPDDPDDGGERRTPGSRPATDDGGEPQYFVGSADWMTRNLDYRVEAVAPVTDPDLREQLRFVLEVMLHDNRSGWEMNADGSYDQRTPGSDPVWGTQEILMAAARAAHECDDDRGIDTDHPASPGDLLVTGSAGGTGDADATDDATD